A window of the Pseudoalteromonas sp. A25 genome harbors these coding sequences:
- the trpS gene encoding tryptophan--tRNA ligase, translated as MTKPVVLSGIQPTGGMTIGNYVGAINQWLNLQEDHESFFMLVDLHAITVRQDPQALRERVLDGIALYTACGIDPDKAALFVQSQVPEHAQLGWVLNCYAQMGELNRMTQFKDKSSKHANNVNVGLFAYPVLQAADILLYQADQVPVGEDQKQHLELTRDIATRFNNLYGDVFKIPEPYIPELGARVMSLQDPLKKMSKSDDNPNAFIMLLDEPKKIEKKLKKAVTDSDEQARIYFDRDEKPGVSNLLTLLSVATKRSIEQLVPEYEDKMYGHLKKDTADAVVAMIEPIQQRFKVIREDQTLLDSIMKQGAEKASARAEKTLKAVYDAVGFIPRP; from the coding sequence ATGACTAAACCAGTAGTGTTAAGTGGCATTCAGCCAACCGGTGGTATGACGATAGGCAATTATGTAGGCGCCATTAACCAGTGGCTTAACTTACAAGAAGATCATGAAAGTTTCTTTATGCTGGTTGACTTACATGCTATCACCGTTCGACAAGACCCACAGGCTTTGCGTGAACGCGTGTTAGACGGTATCGCGCTTTACACAGCATGCGGTATCGATCCAGACAAAGCCGCTTTATTTGTGCAATCTCAAGTGCCTGAGCATGCTCAACTTGGATGGGTTTTAAACTGTTATGCACAAATGGGTGAGCTCAACCGTATGACGCAGTTTAAAGATAAGTCGTCAAAGCATGCTAATAACGTGAATGTAGGATTGTTTGCATATCCGGTGTTACAGGCTGCAGATATTTTACTATACCAAGCAGATCAAGTACCTGTTGGTGAAGATCAGAAGCAGCATTTAGAGCTGACTAGAGATATCGCTACGCGTTTTAATAATCTTTATGGTGATGTATTTAAAATTCCAGAGCCATACATACCTGAGCTTGGGGCTCGCGTGATGAGTCTTCAAGATCCGTTGAAAAAAATGTCTAAGTCAGATGACAACCCAAATGCGTTTATTATGCTTTTGGATGAGCCGAAGAAAATTGAGAAAAAGCTGAAAAAAGCGGTGACAGACTCAGACGAACAGGCACGTATTTATTTTGATCGTGATGAAAAACCGGGTGTGTCTAATTTACTTACTTTGCTGTCAGTTGCAACAAAGCGTTCTATTGAGCAGCTAGTACCTGAATATGAAGATAAAATGTATGGTCACTTGAAAAAAGATACTGCCGATGCCGTGGTTGCAATGATTGAACCTATCCAGCAGCGCTTTAAGGTGATCCGTGAAGATCAAACGTTACTTGATAGTATCATGAAACAAGGTGCTGAAAAGGCGAGCGCAAGAGCTGAGAAAACATTAAAAGCAGTTTATGATGCGGTAGGGTTTATTCCTCGCCCGTAA
- a CDS encoding Dam family site-specific DNA-(adenine-N6)-methyltransferase: protein MQQKTRAFLKWAGGKYSLVEDIARRLKAASQDADTLVEPFVGAGSVFLNTNFKYYYLNDINADLINLYNELKRQPEEFVSDAKKLFVELNNHPDAYYAYRLQFNESVDIYERAILFLYMNRHGYNGLCRYNLKGIFNVPFGKYKRPYFPEKELYAFACKAQRATFTCKSYTDVFRNIPNNAVVYCDPPYVPLSKTASFTSYAKGGFDLDDQANLANLAEQTAFEHRTPVLISNHDTVWTRKIYSQAHLDVIQVKRTISPKGAGRNKVNELMAMYHKHTGHCAR, encoded by the coding sequence ATGCAGCAAAAGACTCGCGCCTTCCTGAAATGGGCTGGTGGAAAATACAGTTTGGTTGAAGATATTGCCCGCCGCTTAAAGGCTGCAAGTCAAGATGCAGACACGTTAGTTGAGCCGTTTGTTGGTGCAGGGTCGGTATTTCTCAATACTAACTTTAAATATTATTATTTAAATGATATCAATGCAGACTTGATCAATTTATACAACGAGCTTAAGCGTCAGCCTGAAGAATTTGTAAGTGACGCAAAGAAACTGTTTGTTGAGCTAAACAATCATCCTGATGCGTACTACGCATACCGTTTACAGTTTAATGAGAGTGTAGACATTTATGAGCGTGCGATTTTATTTTTGTACATGAATCGTCATGGTTATAATGGGTTGTGTAGATATAATTTGAAGGGCATTTTTAATGTTCCCTTTGGAAAATACAAACGTCCATATTTCCCCGAAAAAGAGTTATACGCTTTTGCTTGTAAGGCGCAAAGAGCCACTTTTACTTGTAAAAGTTATACCGATGTTTTTCGTAACATCCCCAATAATGCTGTTGTATATTGCGACCCTCCATATGTTCCCTTAAGTAAGACTGCTTCATTTACGTCTTACGCGAAGGGTGGGTTTGATTTAGATGATCAAGCGAACCTTGCTAATTTAGCGGAGCAAACCGCATTCGAGCATAGGACACCCGTACTTATTTCCAACCACGATACAGTTTGGACGCGAAAAATATATAGTCAGGCACATTTAGACGTTATTCAGGTTAAGCGTACTATCAGTCCAAAGGGGGCTGGAAGAAATAAGGTGAATGAGCTAATGGCTATGTATCATAAGCACACAGGTCATTGTGCGAGGTAA
- the aroB gene encoding 3-dehydroquinate synthase, with protein MLELKVDLNERSYPIYIGQNLLADVGRLTKHIGQCRPVIITNHTVAPLYLENLLSALRDYEPLHFILPDGEQYKTLTYFEQVSAFLLENNCGRDTCLIALGGGVIGDLTGFVAACYQRGVPFIQIPTTLLSQVDSSVGGKTAVNHPLGKNMIGAFYQPKAVLIDTNSLTTLPAREFAAGMAEVIKYGLIYDEHFLTFLEEHHHELTELQQDVLMQVIFRCCQIKADIVGQDEKEAGVRALLNLGHTFGHAIEAQMGYGNWLHGEAVAAGMVLAARLAATREALTNEEVARVEALIASYRLPIEVPAQMNAEQFLLHMRKDKKNKKGRIRFILPTSLGSCALVDDVSDDTVSLLIGR; from the coding sequence ATGCTTGAGTTGAAGGTAGATTTAAACGAGCGAAGCTATCCTATCTACATAGGTCAAAATTTATTAGCGGATGTAGGGCGACTCACCAAACACATCGGGCAGTGTCGTCCTGTCATCATTACTAACCATACAGTAGCACCGCTGTATCTGGAAAACCTACTGAGTGCGCTTAGAGATTATGAGCCCTTGCACTTTATTCTTCCAGATGGTGAGCAATACAAAACGCTGACTTATTTCGAACAAGTGAGCGCCTTCCTGTTAGAAAATAATTGTGGACGAGATACCTGTTTAATCGCATTAGGCGGTGGCGTGATTGGTGACTTAACAGGGTTTGTTGCAGCATGTTATCAACGTGGTGTTCCCTTTATCCAAATACCAACTACTTTATTGTCTCAAGTCGACTCTTCAGTCGGTGGAAAAACGGCAGTTAATCACCCTTTAGGTAAAAACATGATAGGTGCTTTTTACCAACCTAAAGCGGTACTCATAGATACAAATAGCTTAACTACTTTGCCTGCTAGAGAGTTTGCAGCAGGTATGGCTGAAGTCATAAAGTATGGTCTTATTTACGATGAGCACTTCTTAACATTTTTGGAAGAGCATCATCATGAGCTGACAGAGTTACAGCAAGATGTGTTAATGCAGGTCATTTTCCGGTGTTGTCAAATTAAAGCTGACATTGTTGGGCAAGATGAAAAAGAAGCTGGTGTTCGTGCATTATTAAATTTAGGTCATACTTTTGGGCATGCTATTGAAGCACAAATGGGGTATGGCAATTGGCTACATGGTGAAGCTGTTGCCGCAGGAATGGTATTAGCTGCTAGGTTAGCAGCCACTAGAGAAGCCCTGACTAACGAAGAAGTGGCTCGAGTCGAAGCGCTGATTGCAAGTTATCGATTACCAATAGAAGTGCCAGCACAGATGAATGCCGAGCAGTTCTTGTTGCATATGAGAAAAGATAAAAAGAATAAAAAGGGACGCATTCGCTTTATTTTACCAACTTCCTTGGGGTCTTGTGCGTTGGTGGACGATGTATCTGATGACACAGTGAGTTTGCTAATAGGCCGCTAA
- the aroK gene encoding shikimate kinase AroK: MAEKRNIFLVGPMGAGKSTIGRHLADQLHLEFFDSDQEIERRTGADIAWVFDLEGEEGFRVREEGVISDLTEMQGIVLATGGGSVVSKEVRNKLSARGIVVYLETPIEKQVARTQRDKRRPLLQTEEAPRDVLERLAEEREPLYKEVADFVVRTDEQSAKVVANQIIEKLDF; the protein is encoded by the coding sequence ATGGCTGAGAAACGTAATATATTTCTAGTAGGCCCTATGGGGGCTGGTAAGAGCACAATTGGTCGTCACCTAGCTGACCAATTACACCTTGAATTTTTCGACTCGGATCAAGAAATTGAACGCCGTACAGGCGCAGATATTGCGTGGGTGTTTGATCTTGAAGGCGAAGAAGGTTTCCGAGTGCGTGAAGAAGGCGTAATTTCGGACCTTACAGAAATGCAAGGTATAGTTTTAGCAACAGGTGGTGGTTCTGTAGTGAGCAAAGAAGTGCGCAATAAATTGTCGGCACGCGGCATTGTTGTTTACTTAGAAACGCCAATTGAAAAACAAGTTGCTCGTACTCAACGTGATAAGCGTCGTCCTCTGTTACAAACAGAAGAAGCGCCACGAGATGTATTAGAGCGTTTAGCAGAGGAGAGAGAGCCTCTGTACAAAGAAGTTGCAGATTTTGTAGTGCGCACCGACGAGCAAAGTGCAAAGGTTGTAGCAAATCAAATTATAGAAAAGCTAGATTTTTAA
- the rpe gene encoding ribulose-phosphate 3-epimerase: MQKKLDYLIAPSILSADLARLGEDVEKVIEAGADVVHFDVMDNHYVPNLTFGPMVCKALRDYGINAPIDVHLMVKPVDSLIPDFAKAGANIITFHPEASEHIDRTISLIRDNGCQAGLVFNPATPLHYLDHVMDKLDVILLMSVNPGFGGQSFIPHTLDKLRQVRTLIDQSGKDIRLEVDGGVKVDNISQIAAAGADMFVAGSAIFNQPDYKAVITQMREELAKVR; encoded by the coding sequence GTGCAAAAAAAATTAGACTATTTAATCGCACCGTCTATTTTGTCTGCTGACTTAGCGCGGTTAGGTGAGGATGTAGAGAAAGTGATTGAGGCGGGTGCTGATGTTGTTCATTTTGATGTAATGGATAACCATTATGTTCCTAATTTAACATTTGGACCTATGGTCTGTAAGGCTCTGAGAGACTACGGTATTAATGCGCCAATTGATGTACATTTAATGGTAAAGCCTGTGGATTCACTTATTCCGGATTTTGCAAAAGCGGGCGCTAACATTATTACCTTTCACCCTGAAGCAAGTGAGCATATTGATCGAACAATTAGTCTGATCCGAGACAATGGTTGTCAAGCTGGTTTAGTTTTTAACCCTGCTACGCCACTGCACTATTTAGACCACGTAATGGATAAGCTAGATGTTATTTTGTTGATGTCGGTTAACCCAGGTTTTGGTGGACAGAGTTTTATTCCCCATACACTAGATAAGCTGAGGCAGGTTAGAACCTTGATTGATCAAAGTGGCAAAGATATTCGCTTAGAAGTCGATGGCGGTGTAAAAGTTGATAATATCTCACAAATTGCTGCTGCGGGCGCTGACATGTTTGTAGCAGGTTCTGCAATCTTTAATCAGCCAGACTATAAAGCTGTGATAACGCAAATGCGTGAAGAATTAGCGAAGGTAAGATAG
- a CDS encoding DUF2970 domain-containing protein — protein MKLLRVLQSVLAALFGVQSEQKYHDDFSKPEVAPYLVVGIILVAALVVTLALFVNYLAQ, from the coding sequence ATGAAGTTACTTCGAGTATTGCAAAGCGTTTTAGCGGCACTGTTCGGCGTGCAAAGTGAGCAAAAGTACCATGACGATTTTAGTAAGCCTGAGGTTGCTCCCTACTTAGTCGTCGGTATCATCTTGGTTGCAGCGCTAGTCGTTACTTTAGCCTTATTTGTCAATTACCTCGCACAATGA
- a CDS encoding HAD family hydrolase, whose amino-acid sequence MRYKGVLFDLDGTLVNSAQDMYTALNLTLTEVAFPIVSYAQVCSWVGNGIDMLVKRGLSGGMDLNPELPQTLIDLATATFREHYAQLAGQYANLYPNVEIGLASLSSFSKALITNKDRVFTEPLLEQLKLSAYFDAVVCGDDGLKKPAAAPLIKACELMELKPSEVIMVGDSKSDILAAQNANIDAVALTYGYHQGVNLQDYNPQYLCDNFLDIIPILTQR is encoded by the coding sequence ATGCGTTACAAAGGAGTCTTATTTGATTTGGATGGAACGCTGGTAAACAGTGCTCAAGATATGTACACCGCACTGAATCTCACTTTGACCGAGGTTGCGTTTCCTATTGTGAGCTATGCACAAGTGTGCTCATGGGTTGGTAATGGCATTGATATGCTGGTCAAGCGTGGTTTGAGTGGTGGTATGGATCTTAACCCTGAGCTGCCTCAAACATTAATTGACCTTGCAACGGCGACTTTTAGGGAGCACTATGCGCAACTAGCTGGGCAATATGCAAACCTCTATCCAAATGTTGAAATAGGCCTAGCGTCACTAAGCAGCTTTTCAAAGGCACTGATCACCAATAAAGACAGAGTGTTCACAGAGCCCCTTTTAGAACAATTAAAGCTCAGTGCGTATTTTGATGCTGTTGTTTGTGGAGATGATGGGCTCAAGAAACCAGCTGCAGCGCCTTTAATCAAAGCTTGTGAACTAATGGAATTAAAACCATCTGAAGTGATAATGGTCGGTGATTCAAAGAGTGATATCTTAGCTGCGCAAAACGCTAATATTGACGCAGTGGCATTAACCTACGGTTATCATCAAGGGGTAAATTTGCAAGATTATAATCCGCAGTACCTCTGTGACAATTTCTTAGATATAATCCCTATTTTAACTCAGCGATAA
- a CDS encoding AAA family ATPase encodes MQSQILPSRSALVDRIALQFEYGQNLICLVGSSGLGKSYIAESFITDKYPDFNKAYVQLSASTKDSDLTAQLLQNSFRGPLVDQQQSLSQNFYNLYQQAPCGPCLWVLDGARHLSDEMIEQLYILSKKCPETLYILATAQAPNMLRHALDIHIEPLSMVESRRLMEMFFAQLPPIEDPIFQAFLSGCEGNPAVLLQWQSDQQVNLRGDTEKTSRLSWHIVLLAVTLAILMVAFIYQKELIALLPSEEQDAQVDTVLPTAQVLSTEQATETLKSGPAVSTSTPSSTINDTQIQSPEGNELPIEKQNHRSQQHDIAAIVSALAKNSIPAETNQPEESQNTASSVSEKVIEQSTQEVQQNVELVVPDTAQEAQSDKDTDEGNGLSPSRTDPVMNDGAWLMTRDDSEWALQLLAVKDKAVAKEFIDQHRLRNVKIYEANRSDHAWWIVILGPFATLELAQEAKLALPEQILNAQPFFKKVDKIKQEISPPTR; translated from the coding sequence ATGCAGTCACAAATCTTACCGAGTAGATCCGCATTGGTGGATCGTATAGCGTTACAATTTGAGTACGGACAAAACCTGATCTGTTTAGTGGGTTCTTCCGGCTTAGGCAAAAGCTACATCGCCGAATCTTTCATTACTGATAAATACCCTGATTTTAACAAAGCATATGTGCAACTCTCTGCATCTACGAAAGACTCAGATCTAACGGCACAGTTGCTCCAAAATAGTTTTCGTGGTCCTTTAGTTGACCAGCAACAATCTCTCAGTCAGAACTTTTATAATTTATACCAGCAAGCCCCGTGTGGGCCATGTTTGTGGGTATTAGATGGTGCTCGACACTTATCTGATGAGATGATTGAGCAGCTGTATATTCTATCAAAAAAGTGCCCTGAAACATTGTATATATTGGCAACTGCGCAGGCGCCAAATATGCTCAGACATGCATTAGACATTCATATTGAACCACTATCAATGGTTGAGTCACGTCGTCTTATGGAAATGTTTTTTGCTCAACTTCCACCTATTGAGGATCCTATATTTCAAGCTTTTCTCAGTGGTTGTGAAGGTAATCCTGCGGTGTTACTGCAGTGGCAAAGTGATCAGCAAGTAAACTTGCGAGGGGATACCGAGAAAACGTCGAGACTCTCTTGGCATATCGTTCTTCTGGCAGTGACTTTGGCGATATTGATGGTTGCCTTTATCTATCAAAAGGAGCTAATTGCTTTACTTCCGAGCGAGGAGCAAGATGCGCAAGTAGATACTGTATTACCTACGGCTCAGGTGCTAAGTACAGAGCAAGCAACAGAAACGCTCAAAAGTGGCCCTGCAGTAAGCACTTCTACGCCTTCCTCAACTATTAATGATACCCAAATACAAAGCCCTGAAGGTAACGAGCTGCCGATTGAAAAGCAAAACCATCGTTCACAACAGCATGACATTGCAGCCATCGTATCCGCGTTAGCAAAAAATAGCATACCAGCAGAAACCAATCAGCCTGAAGAAAGCCAAAATACAGCTTCTTCAGTGTCAGAAAAAGTCATTGAGCAATCCACTCAAGAAGTACAGCAAAATGTTGAGTTAGTGGTGCCTGACACAGCACAAGAGGCGCAGAGTGATAAAGATACGGATGAGGGAAATGGATTATCACCTAGTCGTACAGATCCAGTAATGAATGATGGTGCGTGGCTCATGACTCGAGACGATAGCGAGTGGGCGCTGCAGTTATTGGCTGTGAAAGATAAAGCGGTTGCTAAAGAATTTATTGATCAGCATAGGCTGAGAAATGTAAAAATATATGAAGCTAACCGAAGTGATCATGCGTGGTGGATAGTTATTTTAGGGCCTTTTGCGACTCTAGAGTTGGCCCAAGAAGCCAAATTAGCGCTGCCAGAGCAAATATTAAATGCTCAGCCATTTTTTAAGAAAGTAGATAAAATAAAACAGGAAATTAGTCCACCGACTCGGTAA
- the pilQ gene encoding type IV pilus secretin PilQ, with protein MSHAWSSFGIKGVIYSTLLVMTGWVQALPMLYDVRYNPVPEGETQLELVFDEQLSAEPQVKALTDPARIEMFFPAVEFEESLKALKVNKAGITNIESQLTADGVIVTINMEQLKLYKSYVKNNIAYLQVSDNPLPSGEGDNTNLQQNQIQSIDFRRGDKGEAKVLAFLNTPQAAIDVQERGGKIYADFHHIDIPDDLLYELDVLDFGTVVSRIETFREDGKSRLVIEPNEAFKYTYQQLGNIFTLTVEKDDEEPSFGISKNYQGQPITLNFQDIPIRSVLQIIADTNNFNLVTSDSVSGNITLRLDGVPWDQALDVVLRIKGLDKRMDGSILMVAPSEELAAREAKELQARKQVEELEPLYSEYIQLNYAKAEEFADLLKTDINSIVSERGSVSVDKRTNTLLIKDSARSIESIRRMVETLDVPVKQVRIESRMVTVKDNVQEDLGVRWGFGDQQGTDAISGNLAGAQQLSNGQIPDLANRLNVNLPVSGTSAGTIGMHIAKLADGTLIDLELSALEQENKGEIIATPSITTANQKKARIEQGTEIPYVEAASSGATSVSFKKAVLSLEVTPQITPDNKIILDLVITQDTRGDNVQTPNGPAVAINTQQIQTQVLVDNGQTVVLGGIYQQEITSAVSKIPLLGDIPYLGAMFRNTREINEKKELLIFVTPKIMIDSQ; from the coding sequence ATGTCCCATGCTTGGAGTAGTTTCGGTATTAAAGGGGTCATTTATAGCACATTGCTTGTGATGACAGGCTGGGTTCAGGCTTTGCCTATGCTATATGATGTGCGTTATAACCCAGTTCCTGAGGGGGAAACTCAGTTGGAGTTGGTGTTTGACGAGCAGCTAAGTGCGGAGCCACAAGTTAAAGCGCTGACAGATCCGGCAAGGATCGAAATGTTTTTCCCAGCTGTAGAATTTGAAGAAAGTCTTAAAGCTCTGAAAGTTAACAAAGCTGGTATCACTAACATAGAAAGCCAGTTAACCGCCGATGGTGTGATTGTTACGATCAATATGGAGCAGCTAAAGCTTTATAAATCATACGTCAAAAACAACATCGCCTACTTGCAGGTGTCTGATAACCCGTTGCCTTCAGGGGAGGGAGATAATACCAACCTGCAACAAAACCAAATTCAGTCTATTGATTTTAGACGTGGCGATAAGGGCGAAGCTAAGGTATTAGCATTTTTAAATACGCCACAAGCTGCAATAGATGTACAAGAACGTGGGGGTAAGATCTATGCTGACTTTCACCACATTGATATTCCGGACGACTTGCTCTATGAGTTAGATGTGCTTGATTTTGGGACTGTTGTTAGTCGTATCGAAACCTTTCGTGAAGATGGTAAAAGCCGTCTTGTTATAGAGCCTAATGAGGCATTTAAATACACCTACCAACAACTTGGTAATATCTTCACTTTGACAGTAGAAAAAGACGACGAAGAGCCTAGTTTTGGTATAAGCAAAAACTATCAAGGCCAGCCCATTACCTTAAATTTTCAAGATATTCCGATACGTTCAGTATTGCAAATTATCGCAGATACAAACAATTTCAATTTAGTAACCAGCGACTCAGTATCTGGCAATATTACCTTGCGCTTAGATGGTGTGCCTTGGGATCAAGCGTTGGATGTCGTTTTGCGCATTAAAGGGCTTGATAAGCGGATGGATGGCTCAATCTTGATGGTTGCCCCATCAGAAGAGCTTGCTGCACGTGAGGCAAAGGAGCTTCAAGCTCGTAAGCAAGTTGAGGAGCTAGAGCCTCTTTATAGTGAGTACATTCAGCTTAATTACGCAAAAGCAGAAGAGTTCGCGGATTTGTTGAAAACTGACATTAACAGTATTGTGAGCGAACGTGGCAGTGTGTCAGTTGATAAACGCACAAATACGCTGCTTATTAAGGACAGTGCACGTAGCATCGAAAGTATTAGGCGCATGGTTGAAACACTGGATGTTCCAGTTAAGCAAGTTCGTATTGAGTCACGTATGGTCACCGTTAAAGATAACGTACAAGAAGATTTAGGAGTCCGTTGGGGCTTTGGTGATCAGCAAGGAACGGATGCGATTTCAGGCAACCTAGCGGGTGCTCAGCAGTTATCCAATGGCCAGATCCCTGATTTAGCTAATCGCTTAAATGTGAACTTGCCTGTTTCAGGTACGTCGGCGGGCACAATAGGCATGCACATCGCAAAACTTGCTGACGGTACGTTGATAGATTTAGAGCTTTCGGCGCTTGAGCAAGAGAATAAAGGTGAAATTATAGCCACGCCAAGTATTACCACAGCGAATCAAAAGAAAGCGAGAATTGAGCAGGGTACAGAGATACCTTATGTGGAAGCTGCTTCTAGTGGTGCGACTTCGGTGAGCTTTAAAAAAGCAGTTTTGAGCCTAGAAGTGACGCCACAAATTACACCTGACAACAAAATTATATTAGACTTAGTGATCACACAGGATACTCGAGGAGATAATGTACAAACTCCTAATGGTCCTGCGGTGGCTATCAATACTCAGCAGATCCAGACACAAGTATTGGTAGATAATGGTCAAACCGTCGTCTTAGGTGGTATTTATCAGCAAGAAATTACGAGTGCTGTGAGTAAAATTCCACTTTTGGGTGATATTCCATACCTAGGTGCAATGTTTAGAAACACCCGAGAAATAAATGAGAAAAAGGAATTACTGATTTTCGTGACCCCCAAAATCATGATTGACAGTCAGTAA
- a CDS encoding anthranilate synthase component II has product MLLMIDNYDSFTYNLVQYFQRLDQEVLVKRNDAISLAEIKALNPEHIVISPGPCSPNEAGISLSVIEQFKGVIPILGICLGHQAIAQALGAKVIRAHTVMHGKTSQIKHTAKGVFEGLPDPLTVCRYHSLVVDKQTLPECLEVTAWTQTSASNVDEIMGMCHTDLALEGVQFHPEAILTQHGLNLLDNFIRRF; this is encoded by the coding sequence ATGTTATTAATGATCGATAACTATGACTCATTTACTTATAACTTAGTGCAGTATTTCCAACGTTTGGATCAAGAAGTTTTAGTAAAGCGCAATGATGCAATTAGTTTAGCTGAAATAAAAGCGCTAAACCCTGAGCATATCGTGATCTCTCCAGGGCCATGCTCTCCAAACGAAGCGGGAATTTCTTTATCTGTTATTGAGCAATTCAAAGGAGTGATTCCCATATTGGGAATTTGTCTAGGGCATCAAGCTATTGCCCAAGCTCTGGGTGCAAAAGTGATAAGAGCGCATACCGTAATGCATGGCAAGACATCTCAGATAAAACACACCGCAAAGGGGGTGTTTGAAGGACTACCAGACCCCTTAACAGTTTGTCGATATCACTCACTTGTAGTCGATAAACAGACTCTTCCCGAGTGTTTGGAAGTTACTGCTTGGACGCAAACCAGTGCGTCGAATGTGGATGAGATTATGGGAATGTGCCATACTGATCTGGCGTTGGAGGGAGTACAGTTCCATCCTGAAGCCATTTTAACGCAACATGGCTTGAACTTACTTGATAACTTTATTCGTCGCTTCTAA
- a CDS encoding HDOD domain-containing protein, with translation MTEKNLDLRMAQALCERAHDLLISHSFAQKQLGYIHTLEMNLGEKVPQRTLLEVEIAASAKRKESSTSHHKYIAKASEHIHQAIETSIAKQINDIDCLYYEVMGIEDGVPAIFDLLAVKSASVGRLEPLVNDLSWLGRELVSLVNMPQYRKKSTMGTTVKVDTPALALRYLGLENLQWVIPTYAMRHWLPHSTEPFQLLKRKLRELSMATALAAKVLAELNGAKEQHAYTLGMMLDIGKAALTRLYLRSYEAVWQDRVLKARNKGHKDLHTALLELSPDPLFLRNLLLEHSASVTQQIVEKMAFRYLPFNAAMEEFAATYLPNSNKKLSDPLPLTVVLKKAHGYALYLLLKENHFIEEDETSLWFSYLGLTKEEQKVLATCSFHGMQLTIL, from the coding sequence ATGACTGAGAAAAATTTAGACTTAAGGATGGCACAGGCACTATGTGAGCGTGCCCATGATTTGCTGATTAGTCATAGTTTTGCTCAGAAGCAGCTTGGATACATTCATACTTTGGAGATGAACCTTGGCGAAAAGGTACCGCAGAGAACCTTGCTAGAAGTCGAAATTGCTGCATCCGCAAAGCGCAAAGAAAGCAGCACCAGTCACCACAAATATATTGCTAAAGCCAGCGAACATATTCATCAAGCCATAGAAACGAGCATTGCAAAGCAGATCAATGATATTGATTGTTTGTACTATGAAGTAATGGGTATTGAAGATGGTGTACCTGCTATTTTCGATTTGTTGGCCGTTAAGTCTGCTTCGGTAGGCCGACTTGAACCTCTGGTTAATGACTTATCATGGTTGGGACGAGAGCTTGTGTCCCTAGTTAATATGCCGCAGTACCGTAAAAAAAGTACGATGGGCACTACGGTCAAAGTCGATACGCCAGCGTTAGCACTTCGGTATCTGGGACTTGAAAATTTACAGTGGGTCATCCCGACCTATGCAATGCGTCATTGGTTACCTCACTCAACTGAGCCATTTCAACTGTTAAAGCGCAAGTTAAGGGAGTTGAGTATGGCGACAGCTTTAGCGGCAAAAGTGCTTGCAGAGCTTAATGGTGCAAAAGAGCAACATGCCTACACGTTAGGAATGATGCTAGATATAGGTAAAGCAGCATTAACTCGTTTATACTTAAGGAGTTATGAGGCTGTATGGCAAGACCGTGTATTAAAGGCAAGAAATAAAGGCCATAAGGATCTTCATACAGCCTTACTTGAGCTTTCCCCTGATCCGCTATTTTTACGTAATCTTTTGCTAGAGCACTCGGCCTCGGTTACGCAGCAAATAGTCGAGAAAATGGCGTTTCGTTACTTACCCTTCAATGCTGCGATGGAAGAGTTTGCGGCTACTTATCTACCAAACTCGAATAAAAAATTAAGCGATCCTTTACCGCTTACCGTGGTTCTGAAAAAGGCTCATGGATATGCGCTTTATTTATTATTAAAAGAAAACCATTTTATTGAGGAAGATGAAACATCACTTTGGTTTTCTTACTTAGGGTTAACGAAAGAGGAACAAAAAGTGCTCGCTACGTGCTCATTCCACGGCATGCAGTTGACTATTTTGTAA